A segment of the Candidatus Jettenia caeni genome:
GTTAATGTCACAGCTTGAAGAAGTCAGCAAATTATTAGAATCATACTCTACTTCTATTCTAAAATCTTATTTATAATTAGATGTTATCTAAGTTTTATTATCTTCTGACTCCTGACTCCAGACTCCTGGCTTCTGTCTTCTGTCTTCTGGATTCTACAATCACTTATGAAACAAAACTACTACATCTTTAACAACGGCCGCCTGAAACGGCAGGAGAATACGATCTTCTTTGAAAAGGAAGATGGCTCGAAGTCCGTTATCCCTATCGAGAATACAGAAGCCCTTTACGCCTTTGGGGAAATTGACTTCAATACGAAGCTCTTTAATTACCTGGCACAGAAGGGCATACCGGTACATGTCTTTAACTATTATGGATTTTATTCGGGTAGCTATTATCCGCGAGAATATTTAAACTCGGGACAACTCCTGGTAAAACAGGTGAGCCATTACACGAGCCGTCAAAAGAGGATTGCGATTGCAAGGGCGTTTGTGGATGCAGCCAGTTTTAATATCCTGAAGAATCTGAGATATTACAGTAACAGGGGCAAGGGATTAGACGAATATATTAATACGATTGAAGGATTCAAGGCGCAGGTCGATAAAGTAGAATCAGTTGAAGAGTTGATGGGACTTGAGGGGAATATCCGAAATACCTATTATAAGGCATGGCCTATGATTATTGACCAGGAGATAAAATTTGAACGCAGGGTGAAACAGCCGCCCGATAATATGATCAATGCCCTTATTTCATATCTGAACTCAATGGTCTATACAACATGTCTTGATGAAATATACCATACCCAGTTGAGCCCGCTTATCTCTTATCTCCATGAGCCGGGAGACCGCAGATTTTCGTTAAGTTTAGACCTGGCTGAAATATTTAAACCCATTTTTAGTGATAGAACGATATTTACCCTACTGAACAGACAGCAAATTACCGAGACGGACTTTATGACGGAAGTAAATCTCTGTTATCTTAATGAGAAGGGAAGAAAGGTTGTAATTAAGGAATATGATGAAAGGCTGAAAACCGTAATAACCCATAAGAGACTTGAAAGGCAGGTTTCTTATCGGTACTTAATAAGACTGGAATGTTATAAGCTGGTTAAGCATATTATTGGTGAGCAGGAGTATGAGGGGTTTAAAATTTGGTGGTGAGTTTTTAGCCACAAATGGACACAAATTTACACGAATGGGTTTGCAGAGGCAGATTTAAAATCTTCCTCTTAAAGTAACAGGGGCAGGTAAGATGGGTAAGATAGGAAATGACTGTTTATCCAGCTCATATAAAAAATGGAAATCCTTATCAAACCAATATCGGTTCCTATAGTATTCGATTCGTGTTTATTCGTGACCAACTAATAAAGTGGCTAAAAGGAGAGGGGAAAGAATGTATGTAATCGCCGTTTACGATGTAGATCAAAAGAGGTGTGGAAAGATGTTGAAGCTGTGCAGGAGTTATCTTCACCATATCCAAAATTCTGTATTTGAAGGAGAGATTACCGAAGGCAAGTTGGAAGAGTTGAAGGTAAGTGCCAAAAAGATAATGAATGAAGACGATGAGGATTCGCTCATTTTATTTAAGTCAAGAAATGAAAAATGGCTGGATAAGGAGATCGTTGGTTCTGAAAAAAGATCTGTGGACAATATACTTTAGTCTTCAGAACAGAGTAATATTTTAGCCACGAATGAGCACGAATAAAAAGGGAGCGAATATTTTTATCATATGTGGAAATTTTTGTCTATGTATGGTTAAATACGGAAGTAAAGTCTGTCAACCACAGGGAAAATAGTTACAAAAACATCTTGGATGATCTGTCTCGGAAGTTAAAAAGAAGACTATAGTGTTATCAGAAGGTGACTTAAATATATCCTGTCAACCTATGAGTATTTTTACATAACTGGAGGTCGACGAAAAAAATGATAATTTCTCACATCCAAACGAGCCGAAAACCCTCATATTTCC
Coding sequences within it:
- a CDS encoding CRISPR-associated protein; translated protein: MKQNYYIFNNGRLKRQENTIFFEKEDGSKSVIPIENTEALYAFGEIDFNTKLFNYLAQKGIPVHVFNYYGFYSGSYYPREYLNSGQLLVKQVSHYTSRQKRIAIARAFVDAASFNILKNLRYYSNRGKGLDEYINTIEGFKAQVDKVESVEELMGLEGNIRNTYYKAWPMIIDQEIKFERRVKQPPDNMINALISYLNSMVYTTCLDEIYHTQLSPLISYLHEPGDRRFSLSLDLAEIFKPIFSDRTIFTLLNRQQITETDFMTEVNLCYLNEKGRKVVIKEYDERLKTVITHKRLERQVSYRYLIRLECYKLVKHIIGEQEYEGFKIWW
- a CDS encoding CRISPR-associated protein, with the protein product MYVIAVYDVDQKRCGKMLKLCRSYLHHIQNSVFEGEITEGKLEELKVSAKKIMNEDDEDSLILFKSRNEKWLDKEIVGSEKRSVDNIL